One Oryza brachyantha chromosome 3, ObraRS2, whole genome shotgun sequence DNA segment encodes these proteins:
- the LOC102710285 gene encoding homologous-pairing protein 2 homolog, producing MPPKSDCVEGIVLTFVNEQNRPLNSQNAADALQKFNLKKTAVQKALDALADSGQISFKEYGKQKIYLARQDQFDIPNGEELEEMKKANTKLQEELADQKKAISEVESEVRGLQSNLTLAEIKSKEAKLQREVQEMEEKLNKLRSGVILVKPEDKKIIEENFTEKVNQWRKRKRMFKELWDNITENSPKDQKEFKEELGLEYDEDVGVNLQSYNDMLTSLSKRRKVSR from the exons aTGCCTCCCAAATCCGATTGCGTTGAAG GAATCGTCCTCACCTTCGTCAATGAG CAAAATAGGCCATTGAATTCTCAGAATGCAGCTGATGCGCTGCAAAAATTCAACCTCAAGAAGACTGCAGTGCAGAAGGCATTGGATGCATTGGCTGACAGTGGACAGATTTCCTTCAAGGAGTATGGCAAGCAGAAAATATATCTTGCTCGGCAAGATCAATTCGACATCCCAAACGGGGAGGAACTTGAGGAGATGAAGAAAGCAAATAccaagctacaggaagaactTGCAGATCAAAAGAAAGCGATTAGTGAGGTAGAATCTG AGGTACGAGGTCTGCAGTCAAACTTGACTTTGGCAGAGATCAAGTCAAAGGAGGCTAAATTACAAAGAGAA GTCCAGGAAATGgaagaaaaactaaacaaattgaGGAGTGGTGTTATCTTGGTGAAACCTGAGGACAAGAAGATTATCGAAGAGAACTTCACTGAGAAAGTTAACCAGTGGAGAAAGCGAAAGAGGATGTTCAAGGAGCTATGGGATAACATCACTGAGAACAGCCCTAAAGACCAGAAGGAATTTAAG GAAGAGCTTGGTCTCGAGTATGATGAAGATGTCGGTGTAAACTTGCAGTCTTACAATGACATGCTAACGAGTCTCagtaaaagaagaaaagtgTCCCGCTGA
- the LOC102711795 gene encoding serine/threonine-protein kinase prp4: MAIEEASRSHRSPRKHRRPPGDDDDAEGASSPKRHKRDHHRGEVPEDVAGVATIAAEPRKAEGQDGEILDQATAAVGVRRGLEINAGEAELASGAVLPAPEHHDNSDADLNIHVNELHASQLATNLSQEHDLKDNEEIANNHELSRVFVGAKFYNVGKSPLRKISISLGISDNKKVTSASGPLEGIPMSKKPDIVGQQLIGQKFPESRKPDIVAQQPIGQKLPQSRKPDIVGQQPIGRKLDKENSMPIKKNTLHKVKESSMLIKKNTPRDNWEDEEGYYIYHSGEVLQGRYEIIAGSGKGVFSTVVHAKDLKAHKDGHGEVAIKIICNNIEKYRSGKREISILEKLATADREDKQHCVRIISSFMHQNHLCIVLESLHMNLREVIKKFGRGIGIKLTAVRAYAEQIFMALKHLRNCGVLHSDIKPDNILVNKDSNSLKLCDFGSAMSAGNNEITPYLVSRFYRAPEIILGLPYDHPLDIWSAGCCLSELYTGKVLFDGSTNNDMLRLHMELKGPFPKKMLQKGAFTTQHFDKNLNFIARLKDPITKTVRNRLLSNIKPKGVGSAILSRPGDDPKLLSSFKDLLEKMFALDPKKRITVSEALRHPFLTGK; this comes from the exons ATGGCCATCGAGGAGGCCTCCCGCTCGCACCGCTCGCCACGCAagcaccgccgcccgccgggcgacgacgacgacgcggaggGCGCCTCCTCCCCGAAGCGCCATAAGCGCGACCACCATAGGGGCGAGGTACCGGAGGATGTGGCGGGTGTTGCGACGATCGCGGCGGAGCCACGGAAGGCCGAGGGCCAGGACGGTGAGATACTGGACCAGGCCACCGCAGCCGTAGGTGTGAGGAGGGGACTGGAGATTAATGCCGGTGAGGCGGAATTGGCGTCCGGCGCTGTTCTACCTGCTCCG GAACACCATGATAACTCCGATGCAGACTTGAATATACATGTAAACGAATTACATGCCTCCCAGCTAGCTACAAACCTATCTCAAGAGCATGACTTAAAAGACAATGAAGAGATTGCAAATAACCATGAATTATCACGTGTGTTTGTTGGTGCGAAGTTCTATAATGTGGGAAAGTCTCCTCTGCGAAAAATTTCAATCAGCTTGGGGATATCTGATAATAAGAAGGTGACAAGTGCTTCAGGTCCTCTGGAGGGTATTCCCATG AGTAAAAAACCGGACATTGTTGGACAACAACTTATTGGTCAAAAGTTTCCAGAGAGTAGAAAACCAGATATTGTTGCACAACAACCTATTGGTCAAAAGCTTCCACAGAGTAGAAAACCAGATATTGTTGGGCAGCAACCTATTGGTCGAAAGCTG GACAAGGAAAACAGCATGCCCATCAAGAAAAACACTCTTCATAAGGTCAAGGAAAGCAGTATGCTCATCAAGAAAAACACTCCTCGTGACAACTGGGAAGATGAAGAGGGATACTACA TTTATCACTCTGGGGAAGTCCTACAAGGCCGTTATGAAATTATAGCCGGCAGTGGGAAGGGAGTTTTCTCAACTGTTGTCCATGCGAAGGATCTTAAAGCTCACAAGGATGGTCATGGAGAAGTAGCtatcaaaattatatgtaaCAATATTGAGAA GTACAGGTCTGGTAAGAGGGAAATTTCTATATTGGAAAAATTGGCAACTGCAGATCGTGAAGACAAACAACATTGTGTGCGGATTATTTCTAGTTTTATGCATCAAAATCATCTGTGTATAGTTCTTGAATCTCTCCATATGAATCTTCGTGAGGTTATAAAGAAATTTGGCCGTGGCATTGGGATTAAACTGACTGCTGTAAGGGCATATGCAGAGCAGATTTTTATGGCGTTGAAGCATCTGAGAAACTGCGGTGTTCTCCACAGTGACATCAAACCGGACAATATACTG GTAAATAAAGATAGCAATTCGCTGAAGCTCTGTGACTTCGGTAGTGCTATGTCTGCAGGAAATAATGAGATCACACCTTATCTTGTGAGCCGCTTCTATCGAGCACCTGAGATAA TTCTTGGGTTGCCTTATGATCATCCGTTGGATATATGGTCAGCTGGGTGCTGCTTATCTGAGCTTTACACAGGAAAAGTCTTATTTGATGGCTCCACAAACAACGACATGCTTCGCCTTCACATGGAACTGAAGGGCCCATTCCCTAAGAAGATGCTTCAAAAG GGTGCCTTTACAACACAACACTTCGACAAGAACTTGAACTTTATCGCTAGATTGAAGGATCCTATCACAAAAACG GTTAGGAATAGGTTACTTTCGAACATTAAACCGAAGGGTGTTGGTTCTGCAATTTTAAGTCGCCCTGGGGATGATCCAAAATTGCTGTCCAGCTTCAAGGATCTCCTGGAGAAAATGTTTGCATTAGATCCAAAAAAGAGGATTACTGTGTCAGAGGCACTTAGGCATCCATTTCTCACTGGCAAGTGA